GGCGTTTATGGACGGGCACTAGCTAAGCTAGATCCGCAAAGCATCGCAACAGATACTTCCAGATAACTTCACAGAATCTTTGCGACAACAGATCGCTCACAGTGCTACGTTTGCCCTGAAATTTGAGCTCACGCACGGACAAAACGCTGATGCCGCGTCGCTCAAGCGACTACACAGCACAAGTGGAGGTGTCAACGGCCATGGCAAGAAGAGCGCTTATAATAGTTGAAGGCACCAGGAACAATGGTCCGCTGTACGTCCAAGCGGCCCAGCGTCTTGGACTTCATCCAATTACCCTGTCGGCTGATCCAGCTCAGTACGACTATCTTGCGGCGGAAAGCATTGAGGCAATCCGGGTCGATACAGGCAATCTCAATACGCTGATTCGCGAATGTTCTCGGCTGGGTGAAAGGTATGACATTGTCGGCATTACGAGCGCCCAGGAGTCGGTCTATGCAACCGTTGCCAAGCTCTGCCGGCATTTCGGTCTACCGGGACCGAACCCCGCAGCCGTTGAACGGTGCTGCGACAAATTCACTCAACACCAGCTCCTTGCGGAGGCTGGCGTCCCAATACCTGCTTACCGCTTGTCAACGAATGCGACTGAGGTTGAAAGTTCTGCTGCGGAGATCGGCCTGCCAGTGGTTATCAAGCCAGCGGTGGGCAGCGGCAGCAGCGGTGTCCGGTTGTGCCGCAACGTCGATGAGGTGGTCGATCATACGACTTATTTGTTGGGGGGGAAGCACGTATGGCGATCTTCGCCGAGAATATTGGTGGAAGAATTCGCAGAAGGTCCCCATTACATCGCTCATATGATGGGAAACGCGGTCTTTGGGATCGAGGCCTCTGATTTCGACCACCCACCCCATTTCGTCTTTCGTCAGGGCGTCTTTCCAGCCCCACTAACCGATGACGAGAATCGGCTAATCGCGGATGTTTCGCTAAGCTCTTTGCGAGTTCTTGGCCTTGGCTGGGGCCCATCGTGCATTGAACTCCGCTGGACGAAGCGTGGCCCAGTGGTCATTGAAGTCAATCCGCGGCTTGGTGGCTGTCCTCAACACATTCAGCTCGCTTACGGTGTTGATCTCGTCAGCGAGCATATCAAGCTTGCCATCGGGGATGAATGGGATTTGCGCAAAACGCGTTCGCACACTGCGGCCTGGCGGTCCCTGCTTCCTGAGCGCGATGGCATCCTCGACTGGATCGATGGCGACCGTAGGGCGGCTGCGGTCTCCGGGATCGCGGAGGTAAAATTGCATGTTAAACCCAAGGCACCGATCGTCAGGAAAGGCGATTACCGAGACTCCATGGGATATGTACGCGCCGTTTCACCCGACCTTGCTCGAACTGAGGCGATACTGCAGCAGGCCGTCGACTTGATCGATTGGTCGATTACTCCGTTTCCGCCCGAACAGAATGACGGCGTGGTGCAATAGCATGAGTGTCGCTGCTGTTTCGGTTCCGAGGCGAATATCTGTCAGCCGGCTGAGGCCGCGCCAGACGACCGTATTTCCCGGTGGCGGATCTGATGTTCTTGCAAGGTAACCGCCTAAACGAGCGAGTTTGGTGAGATAGAAGTTCAGGGACCCAGCGCGCCAGGTTATGTCGAGGTCGACTTCGTGGCCCATTCCGGCACCTCTTCATCCGGCAACTTCGTACAGACAATGGTGCCGACCGATATCGCCACAGGTTGGACCGAGTGCGTCCCTGTGCGGACGCGATAAAGCGGTCTTGTGATCGCTGCCATTAAATGTGCCAGGTCGCTGTTTCCCTTTCCGCTCCTAGGAGTGCACGTAACGCCTGAGGAAACCTGTCGTCATCGACCTGCAGCGCTTCACCGCTAATCTGAAGACGGCTTGGCAGAATGGCGAGGTGCGACCTACGCATAAACGGTCATATCGGCGGGCCAAACCCTATCCGAAGAGGCCGACCATGCTTGAGCATTATGAAGTTCAGATTGAGGCATGGCTGGAGCCCGAGCCGACACTCTCGGCAGCCGTCGTGCTGCAGCGGCGGATGAACGTCGATCAAAGGCCTGCGGACGGTGCAGATGGCCGTGAAAGCCTGGCGTCAGGAGTAGGCCCCTTGAGATCCTCGTGGCGACTGGATGGCGATCACGCCGGTTCTTCCACCCGCCAAATCGTTCGGTAGAATTCTTCGGTGAGGCAATAGGCTGGGTCAATTGCTCGCCGCTTGACAGCGGCGAAGCATCAGGCCGCCGACGCTGTGTCCGAAGGGATCGACACGCTTGCGATGGCTGCAACGACGGAGGCGACACCTGCCAGAACGAATGTGGCTGACAACGATTCAGGGATCACCATCCCAGCAATGGCCGAGCCCAGCGGGAAACCGGCGCCGTTCAGGCTGATCGAAATGGAAAGCACGCGGCCAAGCTGTTGCGGATCGGTACGGCGTTGGCGCAAGGTCAGCAGTGCGACATTGATAGGCCCGGACGCCACTCCCGCGAGCACCAGGCCGGCTGCCAAACCGCCGAATCCGAATTCCGCCCCAACCGGCCATGCTGCGAATGCGGTGACAACCATTCCGGCGGCCATGACACCGCGCTCGCGTCCAGTTGTGCGCACATGCCCGGCAAGGAGCGCACCGAGGCCTCCGGCAATACCCATCGCGGCCCACAAAAGCCCGGTTACTGAATCGCCCGCCGCCGTGGCGTAGTGGTCGGCCACGTAAACCGGAACCACAACGTAGAGGGCGCCCCATGTGATCTCATACAGTGAATAGGAGACGGCTAGG
The DNA window shown above is from Rhizobium favelukesii and carries:
- a CDS encoding ATP-grasp domain-containing protein, translated to MARRALIIVEGTRNNGPLYVQAAQRLGLHPITLSADPAQYDYLAAESIEAIRVDTGNLNTLIRECSRLGERYDIVGITSAQESVYATVAKLCRHFGLPGPNPAAVERCCDKFTQHQLLAEAGVPIPAYRLSTNATEVESSAAEIGLPVVIKPAVGSGSSGVRLCRNVDEVVDHTTYLLGGKHVWRSSPRILVEEFAEGPHYIAHMMGNAVFGIEASDFDHPPHFVFRQGVFPAPLTDDENRLIADVSLSSLRVLGLGWGPSCIELRWTKRGPVVIEVNPRLGGCPQHIQLAYGVDLVSEHIKLAIGDEWDLRKTRSHTAAWRSLLPERDGILDWIDGDRRAAAVSGIAEVKLHVKPKAPIVRKGDYRDSMGYVRAVSPDLARTEAILQQAVDLIDWSITPFPPEQNDGVVQ